In the genome of Desulfovermiculus halophilus DSM 18834, the window GGGTGCTGTTTATAATGTATTTATTTCAAATAACAAAATATATATTAAACAAAACAAATTAGTTAAGATAGAGCAAAGACTTAGAGCAGCAATGAGCTTATTAACCCATGATATCCGGATGGCTGGATATGGCTCTGAACAAAATGACACTGTTGGCATAAATAAAAATGCATCGAGTGAACACAAGGTAATGCTGTCATTTTTTGATGAACAAGAGAATGCAACAATGAGCTATAGCTATTATGTTTATGACAGTGAAACATATGGAGATAATGCATTGGGGCGCAAGAAAAATAATGCAACAGTTCAGCCACTTATGCCCAATGTTAGGTCTTTTGATATTCAATATTGTAATCCTGAGAATGGATGTGAGGGGATAGCTAAAAATCTAGACAATATTAGTTATGTAACCATTTATTTGGCATCTTATGCCGATAATTCTCAATTGAATGTTCCTGATTTAAGCATGAACCGGACTGTCTACATAAGAAACGCCTGCCTGGAAGATTAATGCCATATTACGCTAAGAACAACTCCGATGGCTTGACTTTAATCGAGGTGTTGGTGTCCATGGTCATTCTGGTTGTCGGCATACTGTCTGTCATGACCATGCTGTCCACAGCAGCCAAAGGGAATGCCCAAGCTAGAAAAATGAGCCGGGCATTGAACGTTGCTGAAACAAAGCTGGATGAGTTTTTATACGGCGATGAGGCATGTAGTGGAAGTGGAAATCTCAATGGATATGAGTGGAATTACAATTCTACAGCAAGTAATCCGGTGAATGGAACAACCTATTGTAAGGTTACCGTTAGTTGGTCCAGTTATGGAGATGAAAAGAATATTTCTTTGGACACCTTAAGAGCTGAATGATTTAAATCTAACCTGGGTTGAGGAATTCGTCGTAATTTACTGAAATGTCCTAAATTGCGAGCACCTGAAAGGTGCGTGGCAATCTCATTCTGCCACCCCGAGATTGCTTCGCTTTGTTTGCAAAGACTCCTGAGAATCGATTAGCTTCCATTTAATTTGAGCTTGATAAGGTGTGGTAAATGTCTGAGACAAAGATAAATCAAGAGGGATCAACCCTTGTGGTCACAGTCCTAGTCCTGGTCATTCTGTCCATCTTGGGCACGGCCGCTCTGACCTTAACCAATACAGAGCTACTTATCGCCAGAAATATGAAACTAAAGGCTAATGCATTTTATAATGCTGAATCTGGAGTAAGATTTGCTTTGACAGGAATCAAGAGAGGTTTAATAAATAGTACTCTTGATTTACCAGGGATCAAAATTGATAAGGACGAGTTGAATGGACTGGACTTAAGTGCAACATTGAATGTTGATAATGCTAGATCTGAAGGTATTATATTCTTATATCCAAATCCATTAAGTGAAAATCCTGCTGATAGTAATAGATACTGTTTTATATCGACGGGAAAGGATGAAACTGACTCGGATACAAAAGCAACTATTTCAACTTGTTTTCAAATTAAGGATAAACCTTATTATGCATTTAAGCAAGGAATTGTTTCGGGAGGCAATATAAATATCAATGGGGTTGTAAATATTGATGGAAATCTACATGCCAATGGAAATATAACTCAAACAGGAGTTGGTGGAGGGGCAGTTGATGGTCAAGTTACATCTGTTTATGAGTCCGAGATTGATGCAGATGTGAATGGAACTATTGCTTTTGGTGAAGAATATGAAATACATATACCAAGGGTAACATCTGATAATATACCAAGTGAATTTGATGCCGATGAAGTTCTTTCAGGCGGAGAGGAAATTGATCAAAGCTTGGTAGACAATGTATGGAATGACACTTCTTCTGAAAATCCAATCATATATGTCAATGGAGACGTAACAATAAAATCAGGAACTGATGTAGCGAGCTTAACAATAATTTCAGAGGGTTCAATCGAATTCAAGGGTCATTCCTCATGGGAAGATAATGAAAAACTTTCTACAACCATAATCGCAATGAATGACATCACATTTAATGGAAGTAGTGATAGTTATGGTATTTTTTGGTGTAATGGAAGTTTTATAAGGAAAGGGTCAAGTCTTGTTCATGGTTCAATAGTTGCTGGAGCAGAAGTAGATGATAGTGATGTTGATTTCAGCGGAACATTAGAGTTTAATTATGTTGACAATATGAGTGATGATATATATGTCCCTAGTCCTTCGACACCTGTTAATATTACGTGGAAAGAAATGTAATATTACGTTAAAAACGTATTCAACTATAGATACAGAACACAAGATAAAGATCATCTTTGATATGGCAAAACCATGACCTGATCTCCTCTCCTCGAACCATGTTTACAACCGCCAGTCCTTTCGGTAACTTCCCTGCATCACAAGTTGGCATTGCTGAGTGAAAGGCTCAAAAAAACGAGAATGACTGATGAATATTTGTATTGTTGGAACCGGCTACGTGGGGCTGGTCACGGCCGCCTGTTTCGCCGAGATGGGCAATCAGGTGGTCTGTGTGGATGTGAATCAAGAGATCGTCAGCCGCCTGCAGCAGGGCAAGGTCCATATTTATGAGCCCGGTCTGGAAGATCTGGTGCAGCGAAACGCTCATGCCGGCAGGTTGACGTTCACCACCTCGCTGGAAAAAGGGCTGGAGGACAGCCTGTTTGCCTTTATCTGCGTGGGTACGCCTTCAGACAGCGACGGCTCCTGCGACATGCGCGCGGTAAGCGCAGTTGCCCGGCAGATCGGGCAAACCATGACCGACTACAAGATAGTGGTCACCAAATCCACGGTTCCGGTGGGCACTGCGGATGCAGTGCGCCGGATCGTCTCAGATGAGCTCACAGCTCGCGGGGCGAACATAGAGTTTGACGTGGTCTCCAATCCCGAGTTTCTCAAAGAAGGGGATGCGGTCAGCGATTTTCTCAAGCCGGACCGGGTGATTGTGGGCACGGACAACGTGCGCACTGCCGAACTGCTCAAGATCCTGTACAGTCCCTTCGCCCGCAGCCGGGACAAGCTGATGGTCATGTCTGTGCGCAGTGCGGAGATGACCAAGTACGCCGCAAACTGCATGCTGGCCACCAAGATTTCCTTTATCAACGAGGTGGCCAATATCTGCGAGCAGGTTGGCGCTGATGTCCGGGAAGTGCGGCTGGGGATCGGCGCTGATCACCGGATCGGGTATGAGTTCATCTACCCGGGCATGGGCTACGGAGGATCCTGCTTTCCCAAGGATGTGCAGGCTCTAATCAACACCGCCAAGAATCACGCCTACGAGCCCCAGCTCTTGACTGCGGTTCACGAGGTGAATCAGCGGCAGAAAACCAGCCTGGCTGCCAAAATCAAAGAGTATTTCCAGCCCCAGGGGGGGGTGGGCGGAAAGACCCTGGCCGTCTGGGGGCTCTCGTTCAAGGCCAACACCGACGATATCCGGGAATCGGCCGCTCTGGCCATGATCGATGAGTTGGCCGCGCAGGGCATGCAGATACGGGCCTTTGATCCGGAGGCCGGAGAGCGGGCCGGGCAGAGGTATGCAGATAACCCCCGGGTGCAGATAGAAGATGACCACTACAAGATGCTGGACGGAGCCAATGCCTTGGCTGTGGCCACGGAGTGGAACCAGTTCCGCAATCCGGACTTTGCCGGGATTAAGCGCCGACTGACCGCACCGGTCATATTCGACGGCCGCAACCTCTATCACCCCGAGCACCTGGCCAGTCAAGGCTTTGCCTACTTCTGTATCGGACGACCGATGACGGACGGCAACCGGGCTTAGACCGGCACTTTTCTGAATTCATCCCAGCGAGATACATGATCGTAAGGAGAAAGGGCTGGAACCTGCTGATGAGAGCAGGTTCCAGCCCTTTTTTCGTTGATTATCCGGGGTTCGGATCTATCCTGAACTCCTTACAAACCCACATGCCTGCCAATGCGCAGACACAACGAAGCATGAAAATAACACATCCTGTAAAAACAAGACCTTAGAGCATTATTTTCATACAAACCCACATGCCTGCCAAAGCGCAGGCACAACGAAGCATGAAAAAACTAGCCTTGCTAAGATTCATGGTTATCTTCTCCGGAAAAACATAAAACCCTCAATACCGGAGGAAGACAACCATGAATCAAGACAAGACTAAACAAACTATTTCTGTTGTCCACCCTGTATGCTGTGGTCTGGACGTGCACAAAAAATCAATCTCTGCCTGCTTGATATTCAATGATTCCAGCGGGCAAGAGCAAAGCATCATCCAAGAGTTCGACACTTTCACCGACAGCCTGATACGACTTCGAGAGTGGCTCATCGAGCATAGCTGCCCCATAGTAGCCATGGAAAGCACGGGAATCTATTGGAGACCGGTCCACAATATCCTTGAAGAAGCAGTAGAGGTTATTCTGGTCAATGCTCGTCATGTCAAAAACGTGCCCGGGCGCAAGACGGATATTGCCGACAGCAGATGGCTCGCCGGGCTGCTTCGGTACGGCTTGGTCAAAGGCAGCTTCATTCCTCCAAAACATGTGCGGGAATGGCGGGACATCACCCGGTGCCGACAAAAGCACGTTCAAACCCAAAATGACTACAAAAGACGAGTCCACAAGCTCTTTGAATCAGCCAACATCAAGATTGATTCTGTGCTTTCTGATCCTTTTGGAGCCACAGGGCGTCGGCTTATTGCTTTGCTGGCAGACCCTGAGGCAGAGATTACCCTGGAAGACGTCAAAAAAGCAGCTCATGGCAGGGTAAGGCACAAGGCTTTTGAGCTTTTTCGTTCCATTCAGGGCCATTTCACTGCTCACCATGCTTTTATGCTGCGGTCTCTGCTTCGGAGTATTTCTCACCATGAACAGGAGATTGAGACTCTTGACTGTCGCCTTAAGGAACTGATGAGCGAGCATACTCCCATTCTTGAGGAGTTGGACCGTATTCCAGGCATCAATGAAGTAACTGCCAGGGCTGTACTGGCTGAGATAGGTCCAGACCTGGAGGCATTTCCCTCCTGCAGCCATCTGACTTCCTGGGCTGGTCTCTGTCCCGGGAACAACGAAAGCGCCGGAAAACGCAAAGGGGGCAAAAGCCCGGTCAAAAAGCATCATCTGAAAACGATTCTGGTTGAAGCCGCTTGGGCCGCTACGAGGAAAAAGGATTCGTATTACAAAGAAAAATTCCACCGTCTCAAGTCACGTCGAGGGCCTAAAAAGGCCATAGTAGCTATTGCCCACAGATTACTCAAAGCCATATACCATGTGATCAAGTTCGGAACAGCATTTAGAGATCTGGGTGCACACTATCTGCAACAAAGAGCTCAAGCAGCAACCTTAAGGTACTTGAGAAAACAAGCATCGGTCCTTGGCATGAAGTTGGTGCCCACTGAAGCCTGATCGAGAGACAGTCAACCACCTTAAAATATTTATAAGGTCGAGAAATCAACTGAAGCCGCAGAGCGCGGTACAAACGTGACCTTCTTCAGCAGGAACAACAAATTGTCGGCTCACAAGAGACCACGCATACAAAAATTATCAGATTCCTGCTGAAGACCAATAAGATCAACGGGTTAATTCGGTTTTTTCATACAAACCCACATGACTGCCAAGGCGCAGGCACGCTTTCGCTAACGAGGCATACAAACGATTTCGATACCGATACCGACTGGGAGTGGCTACCCAATCGGATCCTGATAACTATTAACGAATAACAGTTTTTCATACGAAGAGAGTCCCCTGGATTCCCGTTGAAGGGGAGCCGGCTAAAGCAGGGAAATGACCAGGGGCAGGGAGATACCGGAGACAACGGTCGTGCTCAGGATCAGGGCGGCCAAAAGCTCTGGCGAACGATTGAAGTTGATGGCGTACATCAGTGGCAGCAGGGCGGACGGGCCGGAGGTCTGGAGCAGGGCTACGTTATGTTCCAGGGCCGGGAAGGAGAACAGGTTGAGAATCCGGTCGGCCAGCAGGGGAGAGGCAAACAGCCGGATGCCGACCGCCAAAACGATGGCCCAGGCGTAGACCTTCCAGTGCCTGCTCAAGGAGATTGTGGCCAGCTGCAGTCCAAGGACGAATATGAGCAGCGGAATCGCCCCCTCGGCCATGAGGTGCACCCCTTTGGCCAGTCCGGAGGGGAGCTGCCAATGCGCGGCGGTAAAGATCAGGGCCAGGAGCATGGCGTGAAAGATGGGGATCTTGAGCACATCCATGAGCATGTCCCTGGTATGGGCCTTGTCGCTGCTGACGAAAATGGCCAGCGTGGTCAGGGGGATGTTGAAGACCACAAAAATGATCACCGACATGGGAACGGCCTGCTGACCATAAGTGAAATAGATCAGGGGCAGGCCGAAGTTGCCGATATTGATCATGGAGCAGGCCAATATGAAGGATATTCGATCCTGGGGTGACAGGCGAAGGGCACAAGCCGCCAGCCTGCCCAGGATCAGCATGGCCCCGGTGAGCAGGACCATGAACAAAAACGGCTGCCAGAGTTCGGGCAGTGTGGTCTGATGCCGGGTCAGGGAATCAAAGACCAAAAGCGGGGCGAAGACATTCAGGGCCAGACCGGCGATTTGCTTGATGTCCGGCTGAAAGAAGCGCTGGCAGAAAATGGCGATGCCTACAATGAGCAGCAGGGGGAGGAGTGATTGGTTGAATATGAGCAGGAATTGCATGCGCGCGTCCGCGATATGGGAGTTGACTGAAAGGAGCCGTCTGTCTATCGTGAATGCACTGGGAAAGCAACCCGTCAGATAACCGTGAGCCGGCGGCTGAAAAGCCGATGAGGAGAACACTTATGAAACGCATTTTTTTCAGCCTGGGAATGCTGATGCTGATTGCAGCATGTACCGGGTACAAAAGCCAGGAAACGCCTTTCAGGCCGCCGGAATCCATAGCCAACATGCAGACGGCTGCCGGAGCCCAGGTAGCCTCCGTGGCCTACGATGATCCGGAAAAGGCCGAGCAGGCCTTTGGCTTCAACATCCGCAAGGCCGGATTGCTTCCGGTGCAAGTGGTCATCGACAATGCTGGGACGAACTCTCTGACGGTCGTACCCGGACAGACCTTTCTCATCGACGATCAAGGCAACTATTGGAATCTTTTGGACCGGCAAACAGCCTATGAACGGGTGGAGGAGAGTTCGGAATACGCCCGGATCGCGGGCCAGGCCGGCAAGAGATCGCTTCTCGGAGCTGCCGGCGGGGCCGTGGTCGGGGCGGCTGTGGGTATTTTGACCGGTGAAAACGTGGGCGCAGCCCTGGGCAAGGGCGCTGCGGTCGGAGCTGCCGGAGGCGCGGTCCTGGGCGGAAGCGAAGAGCTGGCCTCAAACAAGGCTGAACGCCGGATCAGCCAGGATCTGGCGGACAAGAATCTGGAAAACCGGACCGTTGGACCGCGCATGCTGGGACGAGGGTTTCTGTTCTTTCCCGGTGAAGCTCCCTCGGCAGCAAAGCTGCGTCTGCAGCTCAAGGACGATGCGGGCGGAGAGGTGCATAACCTTGTTCTGGACCTCTCCCAGGCAGCAGGGGGCATGGAGGATTGATCTTTCGAATTCACTGAATACGACAACGACACTTTGATATGACCTTGTCGGGGATTGGTCCAAGGACACTGTGAGTTCAGGAAAATGCCGCTGTAGAATGAATATTCGTCGCAGAAGTAGAGGCAGCCACGCGCCTGCGCATGGCTGCCGTCTTTTCGGCCGCCGGGCCTGAACCAGGTGAACCAAGGCCAGGGGGTCAGGATCTGCGGACGAACCGGCGTTCCATGCTGGCGTCGAAAAACTTGCCTATCCCGTATTCCCGCCGCCGGAAGAAACGTTCCGGGTTGGGGCCGATGATCTGCATCTCCGGATATTTTTGCTGTACCTCCAGGGCGATCTGCATCTCTTTGGTGCATCCGGTGGAGTAGGTCGCGTCCTTCCCGGCCCAGATCGGCGGAATCTTTTCCCCCATGAGCTCGAAGCTGGTTTCAATATCCTCCACGGTCTGGAACCTCCAGATATCCAGCAGACCGCTGCGCTGAACGATTTCCCACATATACATCAGATCGTCCGCATCCATGCCAGACTCGAAATGCTCGGCCGGGTTGATGATGTACGTCTTTTCCAGCTTGGTGCGCAGATAGTGGACAAAAGTGTTCAGGACCGTAATGGCGGTTTGGGTCTGACCCGGAATGCTGCCCACGATCGCGCTGTAAAACATGACCTTCTGCCCGTTGTCATGTGCCTTGAGCATCCGGCGCTTAATCCGTTCAGCCTTGAGCACCAGATCCTTTTCGGAGTGGATGTCCACCTTGGGGGATTTCGGCTTGTAGCTGAAGTGCACTGTTCCGTCCTCATCCCGGTAAAAGGCCAGTATGTCCCGGGTGAACTGATGGGAGCTGTACACCAGGCGGTGGTAGTTGCCGCTGCCCTTGGCAATGACTACATCCGATTCTTTCCAGGCCCGGGCAAAGGTGACCGAGGTCCGGTACATATTCAGCCTTTCCCTGGTGCCGTCTGAAATGACCACCAGGTCGTTGGCCCGCAACGTGTCCAGAAGGTCGTTCTTGGAGATGTTGCTGTCTTCGATCAGCCGTGCGCCATTGAGGAACTCGGAGAGCACCGGGTCGTTCTCATAGTCCCAGAAGATTGGGTAGTCATAGTAGAACCCCTCCTTCAGGGCCAGGATGACCTTGTGTCCCAGCCGGTGAAAAGCCTGGACAATCATCAGGTCAAAGAGGATGCCCCCGGCCGAGTTGGGCACGTACAGGATCTTCATCCCCCGGTTCTGGGTTCCGAAGATATCGGTCATGGTCTGTTCGAAATCTGTCCAATCCCTGCCGATCTCCCGGTCCACTTCGTCGGGCTGCGGAGAAAAGTCCTCGATTTCCCAGATCGCGTTCCAGGTGGACAGGCAAAAGAGGCGCTTGAACTCCAGGATGTCCAGCTGCCAGCGCAAGTCCTGGATCCTCTTGCAGCCCATGGTCGAACTGGGACAGGCGCTGATGAATCTCTTGAACAGGGCTGTATGCATGAACTTGTGGGCCCGGGCATTGAATGTCTTTTTCCGCTCCTGGTAAGGATCCTGAAGCGCACTTTGGCTGAGAAAGATGGTCAAAAGCCATTTCATGAGCCGGGAGGGAATGACAAATGGGTAGCGCAGGGTGTTTTGAAACTTGTAGCGGCACAAGGCGACGATTTTTCGCCGCAGATACGGATCCAGCGGGATGTGCCGGATCAGAAGGACCAGCCTGCGCCATGTGGCCCGGTACTCGTTCCGCAGCTCAGCAGTCATCTCCGATTTGAGCAGGTTGTCCAGCATCCAGTCCGTGCAGGGAGCAAAAAACTGCCCCTCCTGCATATCGACCAGAAACCGGAGCTGGTCCAGGGAGGCGTTCTTGTCCGGAGCGATCAAATGCTCCAGGTTGTTTTTGGTCATAAAGTGCAAAAGCCAGGCATCAAGGTACGGATCCCGGCCGTAGGCCAGGTCGGCGATTGATTTCACTTCCGGCAGGTTATTCACAGAAATCTCTCCAGGAAAGGTCTGTGTGGAGTAGGTCAATTGCGGTCAACACATTGCAAAGATCCCGGGTCCAGCTTATCATATCCTGCATGTTTTCAGTCCTGCAGACCGGGAATCAGCTCATTTTTCGTAGACTGCCAAGGTCGGCAGCTGACCATGACCAGGAGGAATTGGAAGATGCATCTGCATAGAACCAAGAAGAATGCTCCGCCCCCGATCACAGAGATGTGGCGTTTTTTATTTCTTCTGGGACTGGTCATGCTCAATTACCCCTTCTTGATCATCTTTGACAAGGTATATCTCATCTTCGGCATTCCCCTATCTGTTGTGTACCTCCTGGTGGGGTGGCCTCTGTCCATCCTGGTCATCTACCTCTTTTCCAGGGGCCTGACCTTCGAAGAGGAGCAGCCCAGGGATATATCCCGTAGTGATCAAGGAAGCTTGCAATGATACATGTGGGTGTCTTGTCCCTGATCATCCTGGGATACTTTGCCCTGCTCTTTGCCGCCGCCTCTTGGGCTGAGCACAAGGGGAAGAAAAATCGGAGCATAATCGCCAACCCCACGGTCTACACTTTGTCCATGGCCGTGTTTTGCACCTCCTGGACCTTTTACGGGAGTGTGGGGCGGGCGGCAACCACCGGCCTTGATTTTATCGCCATATATCTGGGGCCGACCCTGATGGCCTTCACCTGGTGGTTTTTCCTGCGCAAGATGCTTCGGGTGAGCAAGGAACTCAAGCTGGTTTCCATCGCCGACTTCATCTCCAGCCGGTATGGCAAATCAGTGTTCTTGGGTGCCGTGGTCACTATCTTCGCCGTGATCGGAATCATGCCCTATATAGCCCTGCAGATTAAGGCGGTGTCGGAAACCTTTACTCTGATCGCATCCGCTCCAGGGCAAGACGTCATGGGAACTGATTCCTCCTTCTTCTCCCATGTCCTGCGGGTGGATACGACCTTGATCCTGGCCCTGCTGCTGGGGCTTTTCAGCGTTATATTCGGGGCCAGACATCTGGATGCCTCTGAACGGCATGAGGGGCTGGTGGCGGCCATAGCCCTGGAGTCTGTGGTCAAACTCTTCGCCTTTCTCATGGTCGGTGTTTTCGTAACCTATGGTCTTTTTGACGGATTCGGGGACATTTTTGCCAAATTTTTGTCCCGCTTCCCGGAAAAACAAGGCCTCCTGCTGCTTGATTCCGAGTTCAGCTCGTATACCACATGGGCCACATTCATCGTCATGTCCATGATGGCCTTTATGTTCCTGCCCCGCCAGTTTCATATCATGGTGGTGGAAAACACCAGGGAAAAACATATCCTCGAGGCTATGTGGCGGTTCCCGGCCTACCTCTTTTTGATCAATATCTTTGTCATCCCCGTTGCCTTGGGAGGTCTGCTGCTCAATGACGGAGACGCGGGTCAGGCCGACTACTTTGTGGTCTCCATCCCCTTGATGGCCGACCATCTCTGGCTGGGACTCCTGGTCTTTGTCGGCGGTTTTTCCGCTGCCGCCGGCATGGTCATGCTCTCCTCGGTGGCCTTGTCCACCATGATGTTGAACAACCTGCTCATGCCGGTCATCTTAAAGATCAAGTCCCTGCACGGGAACGACATATCCGGCCTGTTGATCAATCTGAAGCGGATTTGCATATTTGTGGCCATCCTGGTCGGGTATGGATTCTACAATGTAATCGGTGAATCCTACACCCTGGTCAAGATCGGATTCATCTCCTTCATCGGTGCCACCCAGTTCGCCCCAGCCGTACTTTTCGGCCTGTACTGGAAGCGGGCCAACCGAATCGGGGTGCTAACCGGATTGATTCTGGGGTTCATCGTCTGGTTCTATACTCTTCTGGTTCCATCCTTTGTCTTTTCCGGCTGGTTGGGTGGGGAGATCCTGGAAGATTGCCTGCTTCATCTCGGTTTCCTCTGTCCGCTGCATTTGTTTGGAATGCAGGGGTTGGATATGTGGAGCCATTCCCTGCTCTGGACCATGTTTTTTAATGTCGGCGCCCTGGTCAGCCTGTCCTTTCTCTTTGGCCAGGATGAGGTTCAAAAGGAACAGGCCGCCAGATTTGTGGATATATTCAGCAAGACTGGGGTGGTTGCCAAGAAGCAGCGGCTGAGCAAGGCACCGACTGCGGATGAGCTGATGCAGTTGATGAGCAAGTTTATCGGAGAGAAGAAGGCCCAGGCAGCCATCAGTGCCTTTTTGGGTGAGAGGCGAATCGTTGACCCGGAGCTTCCGGAGATCAAGGATTTTACGGAAAGGACCCTGGCCGGGTATGTGGGCAGCGCTCTGGCCCGAATCATTGTCGAAAACTACCTGGCCGCCCGCGGAAGCAGGATGGAGGATGTGTTTGACATTTTCGGGTCGGTCAATATCAGCAGGGCTGCAACCCGGGAACAGCTGCAGGTCTTGTTTGAGGCGGCCAAGGTGGTGGCCAGCGGGCAGGACCTGCAAACAATTATGGACAATCTCCTGGATCTTTTGACCCGGCAGTTTCCATTCGACCTGTGTGTGGTCCGGATCGTTGATGAGCAGGGCAAAAAGCTGCGGCTGATGAGTCAAAAGGGCATGAGCATGCAGCATCTTGATGATGCGGACCGGGAGGTGAACCTTGATACCGTGATTGGAGAGGCCTTTCTGACCAATACCATTCAGGTGGTCAACGATACGGATGGGGTGGAGAGGCCGGTTTCTGCAAAGATCATGCAGCGGGAGGGAATCACCTCCTTCGCCCATGCCCCGATAGCTGTGGAAGGCAGGCCCGTGGGGGTCCTGTCCGCTTTCTCCCGCACAGACAAGGGCATTTTTACAGAAGAATTCATCGAGGTCTTTGAAAGCATTGCCGCTCAGTTGGGCATTGCCTGGCGCAATGCCCGCCAGACCGAGCGGCTTATCGCCGCCCGCCAGTATAGACGGGAGCTGGAGATCGCCAAAAACATCCAGCTCGGCCTTCTGCCCACATCCCCTCCGGATGTTCCGGGCGCTTCCCTGGCTGGAGTCTGTGTGACAGCCGATCATGTGGGCGGGGACTACTACGACTTTCTGGTCAACGACGACGACTCCCTGGACCTGGTCATTGCCGATGTCTCCGGCCACAATATAGCCGCTGCCTTGATTATGGCCGAGGTCAGGACATTCATTCAGGCCCAGTCCTTGAGCAGGAAGCAGCCCAGCAGACTTTCAAGGGACTTGAACAGATTTTTCCATACCAATCTGGTCAAGACTGAGATGTTCATCACCAT includes:
- a CDS encoding SpoIIE family protein phosphatase; the protein is MIHVGVLSLIILGYFALLFAAASWAEHKGKKNRSIIANPTVYTLSMAVFCTSWTFYGSVGRAATTGLDFIAIYLGPTLMAFTWWFFLRKMLRVSKELKLVSIADFISSRYGKSVFLGAVVTIFAVIGIMPYIALQIKAVSETFTLIASAPGQDVMGTDSSFFSHVLRVDTTLILALLLGLFSVIFGARHLDASERHEGLVAAIALESVVKLFAFLMVGVFVTYGLFDGFGDIFAKFLSRFPEKQGLLLLDSEFSSYTTWATFIVMSMMAFMFLPRQFHIMVVENTREKHILEAMWRFPAYLFLINIFVIPVALGGLLLNDGDAGQADYFVVSIPLMADHLWLGLLVFVGGFSAAAGMVMLSSVALSTMMLNNLLMPVILKIKSLHGNDISGLLINLKRICIFVAILVGYGFYNVIGESYTLVKIGFISFIGATQFAPAVLFGLYWKRANRIGVLTGLILGFIVWFYTLLVPSFVFSGWLGGEILEDCLLHLGFLCPLHLFGMQGLDMWSHSLLWTMFFNVGALVSLSFLFGQDEVQKEQAARFVDIFSKTGVVAKKQRLSKAPTADELMQLMSKFIGEKKAQAAISAFLGERRIVDPELPEIKDFTERTLAGYVGSALARIIVENYLAARGSRMEDVFDIFGSVNISRAATREQLQVLFEAAKVVASGQDLQTIMDNLLDLLTRQFPFDLCVVRIVDEQGKKLRLMSQKGMSMQHLDDADREVNLDTVIGEAFLTNTIQVVNDTDGVERPVSAKIMQREGITSFAHAPIAVEGRPVGVLSAFSRTDKGIFTEEFIEVFESIAAQLGIAWRNARQTERLIAARQYRRELEIAKNIQLGLLPTSPPDVPGASLAGVCVTADHVGGDYYDFLVNDDDSLDLVIADVSGHNIAAALIMAEVRTFIQAQSLSRKQPSRLSRDLNRFFHTNLVKTEMFITMFYLKYYPQSREIAYSNAGHNLPLIWKSRRQEFQVLDAEGLILGIKPEVEYEEKTERLEPGDVLVLYTDGITEARNQMGDFFGEQRLCSLIREQSSAHPHEVIDHLLNQLQLFTGSENFKDDISMVVMRIEGESDP